From a single Raphanus sativus cultivar WK10039 chromosome 3, ASM80110v3, whole genome shotgun sequence genomic region:
- the LOC130494396 gene encoding uncharacterized protein LOC130494396 isoform X1, translating to MEEATQVASSEVPVVKGDADDLKTVDVSVKAMNVRFSHRLYAVNEDVTKDGKEEDDGEFIKVEKEAFDAKDDAEKAEKNQVSIERSSSGSLRELQESQEKAKELEIELERVAGELKRYESENTHLKDKLLSAKEKVEETEKKHGELEVVHKKQQEKVLEGEERHSTQLKSLEDALQSRDAKDKELTEVKEAFDALGIELESSQKKLVELEEGLKRSAEEIKDLNDKITEYEKVEAKLGEELKEKETKFTAAEQRNVELEQQLKLSQLKSSEAEQELKELSEKVSELKTAVEAAEEEKKQATTHQQELESSLNQSSARNAELEEDLRVALQKGAEHEDRANTTHQRSIELEGLCQTSQSKHEEAEGRLKDLDLLLQTEKYRIQELEEQVSALEAFQVKSSSLEAALNIATEKEKELTENLNAVMGEKKKLEDTVSEYSLKISESENLLESLRSELSVTQGKLESIENDLKAGGLRESEVMEKLRSAEESLEQKGREIDEAMKKTKEVEALHQSLSQDSEHRIQKVMEEFTSRDAEAKSLSEKLKGLEEIVKSYEEQLAEASGTSYQLKIKVEELEGLLGSTRKAELSLESNIEELKAKCDVLEKENGDLAEINLKLNQELANHGSEANELQTKLSALKAEREQATKDLTKQLTSEGERLQSQITSLTEENNQVNAMFQSTKDELQSVIAKLEEQVTVERSKADTLVTEIEKLREVAAEKSVLESHVDELEKTLKKLEAQLKEEVENATVKVAELTSKLQEGEHIVSDRDALNEQVLQLQKDLQAAQSSIDEQKQAHSQKHSELESALKQSQEEIEAKKKAVTEYESKVKDLEQKVQLADAKTKETEAMDVGIKSRAIELSFSSPTKRKSKKKSEASPSSSSSKGNVTDTTQTASTSHLMTVKIMSGVALVSVFIGIILGKKY from the exons ATGGAGGAAGCAACTCAAGTAGCAAGTTCCGAGGTTCCTGTAGTGAAAGGAGATGCTGATGACCTTAAGACAGTTGATGTTTCTGTGAAGGCAATGAATGTTCGGTTTTCACACAGATTATAT GCTGTGAATGAAGATGTGACAAAGGATGGTAAAGAAGAGGATGATGGGGAGTTCATAAAAGTTGAGAAGGAAGCTTTTGATGCCAAAGATGATGCAGAGAAAGCAGAGAAAAATCAAGTTTCAATAGAAAGAAGCTCTAGTGGTTCGCTAAGAGAACTACAAGAATCACAAGAGAAGGCGAAGGAGCTAGAGATCGAATTGGAAAGAGTAGCAGGGGAACTGAAACGGTATGAATCTGAGAACACCCACTTGAAAGATAAGCTTTTGTCTGCGAAAGAGAAGGTAGAAGAGACGGAGAAGAAGCACGGAGAGCTCGAAGTGGTCCACAAGAAGCAGCAAGAGAAAGTTcttgaaggagaagagagacACAGCACTCAGTTGAAGTCCTTGGAAGATGCTTTGCAGTCTCGTGATGCTAAAGATAAGGAACTGACTGAAGTTAAGGAGGCTTTTGATGCATTGGGGATAGAACTAGAGAGCTCACAAAAGAAGTTGGTAGAGTTGGAGGAAGGGCTAAAGCGTTCAGCTGAAGAAATCAAGGATCTGAATGATAAGATTACTGAATATGAAAAAGTTGAAGCAAAGCTTGGAGAAGAACTTAAAGAGAAGGAGACAAAGTTCACTGCAGCTGAACAAAGGAACGTGGAGCTAGAGCAGCAACTGAAGCTATCACAACTGAAAAGCAGTGAAGCAGAACAGGAACTGAAAGAACTGTCTGAGAAAGTGTCTGAACTAAAAACAGCTGTTGAAGCTGCCgaggaagagaagaaacaaGCAACCACTCATCAGCAAGAACTTGAATCGTCTCTGAACCAATCATCAGCAAGAAATGCAGAGCTCGAGGAAGACTTGAGAGTCGCTTTGCAGAAGGGTGCAGAGCATGAAGATCGTGCTAATACGACTCACCAGCGCAGCATTGAGCTAGAAGGTCTGTGTCAAACATCACAGTCCAAACATGAAGAAGCAGAAGGAAGATTGAAAGACTTGGATCTTCTACTCCAGACAGAAAAATACAGAATACAGGAGCTTGAGGAGCAAGTTAGCGCGCTAGAGGCATTCCAAGTGAAGAGTTCGAGCCTTGAAGCTGCTTTAAACATTGCAactgagaaagagaaagagctCACAGAAAATCTTAACGCTGTGATgggtgagaaaaagaaattggaAGATACAGTGAGTGAGTACAGTTTGAAGATCAGTGAGTCTGAGAATCTGTTAGAAAGTCTCAGGAGTGAATTGAGTGTCACACAAGGAAAGTTGGAGAGCATTGAGAACGATCTTAAAGCAGGTGGCTTACGTGAAAGCGAAGTAATGGAGAAGCTGAGGTCTGCTGAGGAGAGTCTTGAGCAGAAAGGAAGAGAAATAGATGAAGCTATGAAGAAAACCAAGGAGGTTGAAGCTCTGCATCAGTCTTTAAGTCAAGACTCTGAGCAtagaatccaaaaggtgatggAGGAGTTCACTAGCAGAGATGCAGAGGCAAAGTCTTTGTCTGAGAAACTGAAAGGCCTTGAGGAGATAGTAAAATCATATGAAGAGCAGTTGGCTGAAGCGTCTGGAACAAGTTACCAGCTCAAGATAAAAGTTGAAGAGCTTGAAGGATTACTAGGTTCTACTAGAAAAGCTGAGCTTAGTCTTGAATCTAATATTGAAGAGCTTAAGGCCAAGTGTGATGTTCTTGAGAAAGAGAATGGGGATCTGGCTGAAATAAATCTAAAGCTGAACCAGGAACTAGCCAATCATGGATCAGAGGCTAACGAGTTGCAGACAAAGCTCTCTGCTCTTAAGGCTGAGAGAGAGCAGGCAACAAAAGATCTAACAAAGCAGCTTACCTCTGAAGGGGAGAGATTGCAATCACAG ATTACTTCCCTGACCGAGGAGAACAACCAAGTCAATGCGATGTTTCAAAGTACTAAAGATGAGCTCCAATCAGTTATTGCAAAGCTTGAGGAACAAGTAACCGTAGAGAGGTCTAAAGCTGATACTTTGGTGACCGAGATTGAGAAGCTCAGGGAAGTGGCTGCTGAAAAGTCTGTTTTGGAGTCACATGTTGATGAACTTGAAAAGACTTTGAAAAAACTCGAAGCTCAGTTGAAAGAAGAG GTTGAAAATGCAACGGTAAAAGTGGCAGAACTGACCTCAAAACTGCAGGAAGGCGAACATATCGTTAGTGACCGAGATGCACTCAATGAGCAAGTGCTTCAGCTTCAAAAAGATCTTCAAGCGGCTCAGAGTTCTATTGATGAACAG AAACAAGCACACTCCCAGAAGCATTCAGAGCTGGAGTCTGCACTAAAGCAATCACAAGAAGAGATTGAAGCTAAGAAAAAGGCGGTCACTGAATATGAGTCAAAGGTCAAAGATCTTGAACAGAAAGTTCAGCTCGCGGATGCTAAAACTAAG GAGACTGAGGCAATGGATGTAGGTATTAAATCTAGAGCCATTGAGTTGTCTTTTTCTTCTCCAACGAAACGTAAGAGCAAGAAGAAGTCAGAGGCATCtccatcttcctcttcttctaagGGAAACGTTACTGATACTACTCAAACGGCTTCAACCTCACATCTCATGACAGTGAAGATCATGTCTGGAGTGGCTCTGGTCTCTGTTTTCATCGGTATAATTCTTGGGAAAAAGTATTAG
- the LOC130494396 gene encoding uncharacterized protein LOC130494396 isoform X4, whose amino-acid sequence MEEATQVASSEVPVVKGDADDLKTVDVSVKAVNEDVTKDGKEEDDGEFIKVEKEAFDAKDDAEKAEKNQVSIERSSSGSLRELQESQEKAKELEIELERVAGELKRYESENTHLKDKLLSAKEKVEETEKKHGELEVVHKKQQEKVLEGEERHSTQLKSLEDALQSRDAKDKELTEVKEAFDALGIELESSQKKLVELEEGLKRSAEEIKDLNDKITEYEKVEAKLGEELKEKETKFTAAEQRNVELEQQLKLSQLKSSEAEQELKELSEKVSELKTAVEAAEEEKKQATTHQQELESSLNQSSARNAELEEDLRVALQKGAEHEDRANTTHQRSIELEGLCQTSQSKHEEAEGRLKDLDLLLQTEKYRIQELEEQVSALEAFQVKSSSLEAALNIATEKEKELTENLNAVMGEKKKLEDTVSEYSLKISESENLLESLRSELSVTQGKLESIENDLKAGGLRESEVMEKLRSAEESLEQKGREIDEAMKKTKEVEALHQSLSQDSEHRIQKVMEEFTSRDAEAKSLSEKLKGLEEIVKSYEEQLAEASGTSYQLKIKVEELEGLLGSTRKAELSLESNIEELKAKCDVLEKENGDLAEINLKLNQELANHGSEANELQTKLSALKAEREQATKDLTKQLTSEGERLQSQITSLTEENNQVNAMFQSTKDELQSVIAKLEEQVTVERSKADTLVTEIEKLREVAAEKSVLESHVDELEKTLKKLEAQLKEEVENATVKVAELTSKLQEGEHIVSDRDALNEQVLQLQKDLQAAQSSIDEQKQAHSQKHSELESALKQSQEEIEAKKKAVTEYESKVKDLEQKVQLADAKTKETEAMDVGIKSRAIELSFSSPTKRKSKKKSEASPSSSSSKGNVTDTTQTASTSHLMTVKIMSGVALVSVFIGIILGKKY is encoded by the exons ATGGAGGAAGCAACTCAAGTAGCAAGTTCCGAGGTTCCTGTAGTGAAAGGAGATGCTGATGACCTTAAGACAGTTGATGTTTCTGTGAAG GCTGTGAATGAAGATGTGACAAAGGATGGTAAAGAAGAGGATGATGGGGAGTTCATAAAAGTTGAGAAGGAAGCTTTTGATGCCAAAGATGATGCAGAGAAAGCAGAGAAAAATCAAGTTTCAATAGAAAGAAGCTCTAGTGGTTCGCTAAGAGAACTACAAGAATCACAAGAGAAGGCGAAGGAGCTAGAGATCGAATTGGAAAGAGTAGCAGGGGAACTGAAACGGTATGAATCTGAGAACACCCACTTGAAAGATAAGCTTTTGTCTGCGAAAGAGAAGGTAGAAGAGACGGAGAAGAAGCACGGAGAGCTCGAAGTGGTCCACAAGAAGCAGCAAGAGAAAGTTcttgaaggagaagagagacACAGCACTCAGTTGAAGTCCTTGGAAGATGCTTTGCAGTCTCGTGATGCTAAAGATAAGGAACTGACTGAAGTTAAGGAGGCTTTTGATGCATTGGGGATAGAACTAGAGAGCTCACAAAAGAAGTTGGTAGAGTTGGAGGAAGGGCTAAAGCGTTCAGCTGAAGAAATCAAGGATCTGAATGATAAGATTACTGAATATGAAAAAGTTGAAGCAAAGCTTGGAGAAGAACTTAAAGAGAAGGAGACAAAGTTCACTGCAGCTGAACAAAGGAACGTGGAGCTAGAGCAGCAACTGAAGCTATCACAACTGAAAAGCAGTGAAGCAGAACAGGAACTGAAAGAACTGTCTGAGAAAGTGTCTGAACTAAAAACAGCTGTTGAAGCTGCCgaggaagagaagaaacaaGCAACCACTCATCAGCAAGAACTTGAATCGTCTCTGAACCAATCATCAGCAAGAAATGCAGAGCTCGAGGAAGACTTGAGAGTCGCTTTGCAGAAGGGTGCAGAGCATGAAGATCGTGCTAATACGACTCACCAGCGCAGCATTGAGCTAGAAGGTCTGTGTCAAACATCACAGTCCAAACATGAAGAAGCAGAAGGAAGATTGAAAGACTTGGATCTTCTACTCCAGACAGAAAAATACAGAATACAGGAGCTTGAGGAGCAAGTTAGCGCGCTAGAGGCATTCCAAGTGAAGAGTTCGAGCCTTGAAGCTGCTTTAAACATTGCAactgagaaagagaaagagctCACAGAAAATCTTAACGCTGTGATgggtgagaaaaagaaattggaAGATACAGTGAGTGAGTACAGTTTGAAGATCAGTGAGTCTGAGAATCTGTTAGAAAGTCTCAGGAGTGAATTGAGTGTCACACAAGGAAAGTTGGAGAGCATTGAGAACGATCTTAAAGCAGGTGGCTTACGTGAAAGCGAAGTAATGGAGAAGCTGAGGTCTGCTGAGGAGAGTCTTGAGCAGAAAGGAAGAGAAATAGATGAAGCTATGAAGAAAACCAAGGAGGTTGAAGCTCTGCATCAGTCTTTAAGTCAAGACTCTGAGCAtagaatccaaaaggtgatggAGGAGTTCACTAGCAGAGATGCAGAGGCAAAGTCTTTGTCTGAGAAACTGAAAGGCCTTGAGGAGATAGTAAAATCATATGAAGAGCAGTTGGCTGAAGCGTCTGGAACAAGTTACCAGCTCAAGATAAAAGTTGAAGAGCTTGAAGGATTACTAGGTTCTACTAGAAAAGCTGAGCTTAGTCTTGAATCTAATATTGAAGAGCTTAAGGCCAAGTGTGATGTTCTTGAGAAAGAGAATGGGGATCTGGCTGAAATAAATCTAAAGCTGAACCAGGAACTAGCCAATCATGGATCAGAGGCTAACGAGTTGCAGACAAAGCTCTCTGCTCTTAAGGCTGAGAGAGAGCAGGCAACAAAAGATCTAACAAAGCAGCTTACCTCTGAAGGGGAGAGATTGCAATCACAG ATTACTTCCCTGACCGAGGAGAACAACCAAGTCAATGCGATGTTTCAAAGTACTAAAGATGAGCTCCAATCAGTTATTGCAAAGCTTGAGGAACAAGTAACCGTAGAGAGGTCTAAAGCTGATACTTTGGTGACCGAGATTGAGAAGCTCAGGGAAGTGGCTGCTGAAAAGTCTGTTTTGGAGTCACATGTTGATGAACTTGAAAAGACTTTGAAAAAACTCGAAGCTCAGTTGAAAGAAGAG GTTGAAAATGCAACGGTAAAAGTGGCAGAACTGACCTCAAAACTGCAGGAAGGCGAACATATCGTTAGTGACCGAGATGCACTCAATGAGCAAGTGCTTCAGCTTCAAAAAGATCTTCAAGCGGCTCAGAGTTCTATTGATGAACAG AAACAAGCACACTCCCAGAAGCATTCAGAGCTGGAGTCTGCACTAAAGCAATCACAAGAAGAGATTGAAGCTAAGAAAAAGGCGGTCACTGAATATGAGTCAAAGGTCAAAGATCTTGAACAGAAAGTTCAGCTCGCGGATGCTAAAACTAAG GAGACTGAGGCAATGGATGTAGGTATTAAATCTAGAGCCATTGAGTTGTCTTTTTCTTCTCCAACGAAACGTAAGAGCAAGAAGAAGTCAGAGGCATCtccatcttcctcttcttctaagGGAAACGTTACTGATACTACTCAAACGGCTTCAACCTCACATCTCATGACAGTGAAGATCATGTCTGGAGTGGCTCTGGTCTCTGTTTTCATCGGTATAATTCTTGGGAAAAAGTATTAG
- the LOC130494396 gene encoding uncharacterized protein LOC130494396 isoform X2: MFGFHTDYMLAHHGYMNFSFCKSFIRFYLVHSRSILQAVNEDVTKDGKEEDDGEFIKVEKEAFDAKDDAEKAEKNQVSIERSSSGSLRELQESQEKAKELEIELERVAGELKRYESENTHLKDKLLSAKEKVEETEKKHGELEVVHKKQQEKVLEGEERHSTQLKSLEDALQSRDAKDKELTEVKEAFDALGIELESSQKKLVELEEGLKRSAEEIKDLNDKITEYEKVEAKLGEELKEKETKFTAAEQRNVELEQQLKLSQLKSSEAEQELKELSEKVSELKTAVEAAEEEKKQATTHQQELESSLNQSSARNAELEEDLRVALQKGAEHEDRANTTHQRSIELEGLCQTSQSKHEEAEGRLKDLDLLLQTEKYRIQELEEQVSALEAFQVKSSSLEAALNIATEKEKELTENLNAVMGEKKKLEDTVSEYSLKISESENLLESLRSELSVTQGKLESIENDLKAGGLRESEVMEKLRSAEESLEQKGREIDEAMKKTKEVEALHQSLSQDSEHRIQKVMEEFTSRDAEAKSLSEKLKGLEEIVKSYEEQLAEASGTSYQLKIKVEELEGLLGSTRKAELSLESNIEELKAKCDVLEKENGDLAEINLKLNQELANHGSEANELQTKLSALKAEREQATKDLTKQLTSEGERLQSQITSLTEENNQVNAMFQSTKDELQSVIAKLEEQVTVERSKADTLVTEIEKLREVAAEKSVLESHVDELEKTLKKLEAQLKEEVENATVKVAELTSKLQEGEHIVSDRDALNEQVLQLQKDLQAAQSSIDEQKQAHSQKHSELESALKQSQEEIEAKKKAVTEYESKVKDLEQKVQLADAKTKETEAMDVGIKSRAIELSFSSPTKRKSKKKSEASPSSSSSKGNVTDTTQTASTSHLMTVKIMSGVALVSVFIGIILGKKY, translated from the exons ATGTTCGGTTTTCACACAGATTATATGTTGGCTCATCATGGCTATATGAATTTTTCCTTCTGTAAGTCTTTCATAAGATTTTACTTGGTACATTCTCGATCTATATTGCAGGCTGTGAATGAAGATGTGACAAAGGATGGTAAAGAAGAGGATGATGGGGAGTTCATAAAAGTTGAGAAGGAAGCTTTTGATGCCAAAGATGATGCAGAGAAAGCAGAGAAAAATCAAGTTTCAATAGAAAGAAGCTCTAGTGGTTCGCTAAGAGAACTACAAGAATCACAAGAGAAGGCGAAGGAGCTAGAGATCGAATTGGAAAGAGTAGCAGGGGAACTGAAACGGTATGAATCTGAGAACACCCACTTGAAAGATAAGCTTTTGTCTGCGAAAGAGAAGGTAGAAGAGACGGAGAAGAAGCACGGAGAGCTCGAAGTGGTCCACAAGAAGCAGCAAGAGAAAGTTcttgaaggagaagagagacACAGCACTCAGTTGAAGTCCTTGGAAGATGCTTTGCAGTCTCGTGATGCTAAAGATAAGGAACTGACTGAAGTTAAGGAGGCTTTTGATGCATTGGGGATAGAACTAGAGAGCTCACAAAAGAAGTTGGTAGAGTTGGAGGAAGGGCTAAAGCGTTCAGCTGAAGAAATCAAGGATCTGAATGATAAGATTACTGAATATGAAAAAGTTGAAGCAAAGCTTGGAGAAGAACTTAAAGAGAAGGAGACAAAGTTCACTGCAGCTGAACAAAGGAACGTGGAGCTAGAGCAGCAACTGAAGCTATCACAACTGAAAAGCAGTGAAGCAGAACAGGAACTGAAAGAACTGTCTGAGAAAGTGTCTGAACTAAAAACAGCTGTTGAAGCTGCCgaggaagagaagaaacaaGCAACCACTCATCAGCAAGAACTTGAATCGTCTCTGAACCAATCATCAGCAAGAAATGCAGAGCTCGAGGAAGACTTGAGAGTCGCTTTGCAGAAGGGTGCAGAGCATGAAGATCGTGCTAATACGACTCACCAGCGCAGCATTGAGCTAGAAGGTCTGTGTCAAACATCACAGTCCAAACATGAAGAAGCAGAAGGAAGATTGAAAGACTTGGATCTTCTACTCCAGACAGAAAAATACAGAATACAGGAGCTTGAGGAGCAAGTTAGCGCGCTAGAGGCATTCCAAGTGAAGAGTTCGAGCCTTGAAGCTGCTTTAAACATTGCAactgagaaagagaaagagctCACAGAAAATCTTAACGCTGTGATgggtgagaaaaagaaattggaAGATACAGTGAGTGAGTACAGTTTGAAGATCAGTGAGTCTGAGAATCTGTTAGAAAGTCTCAGGAGTGAATTGAGTGTCACACAAGGAAAGTTGGAGAGCATTGAGAACGATCTTAAAGCAGGTGGCTTACGTGAAAGCGAAGTAATGGAGAAGCTGAGGTCTGCTGAGGAGAGTCTTGAGCAGAAAGGAAGAGAAATAGATGAAGCTATGAAGAAAACCAAGGAGGTTGAAGCTCTGCATCAGTCTTTAAGTCAAGACTCTGAGCAtagaatccaaaaggtgatggAGGAGTTCACTAGCAGAGATGCAGAGGCAAAGTCTTTGTCTGAGAAACTGAAAGGCCTTGAGGAGATAGTAAAATCATATGAAGAGCAGTTGGCTGAAGCGTCTGGAACAAGTTACCAGCTCAAGATAAAAGTTGAAGAGCTTGAAGGATTACTAGGTTCTACTAGAAAAGCTGAGCTTAGTCTTGAATCTAATATTGAAGAGCTTAAGGCCAAGTGTGATGTTCTTGAGAAAGAGAATGGGGATCTGGCTGAAATAAATCTAAAGCTGAACCAGGAACTAGCCAATCATGGATCAGAGGCTAACGAGTTGCAGACAAAGCTCTCTGCTCTTAAGGCTGAGAGAGAGCAGGCAACAAAAGATCTAACAAAGCAGCTTACCTCTGAAGGGGAGAGATTGCAATCACAG ATTACTTCCCTGACCGAGGAGAACAACCAAGTCAATGCGATGTTTCAAAGTACTAAAGATGAGCTCCAATCAGTTATTGCAAAGCTTGAGGAACAAGTAACCGTAGAGAGGTCTAAAGCTGATACTTTGGTGACCGAGATTGAGAAGCTCAGGGAAGTGGCTGCTGAAAAGTCTGTTTTGGAGTCACATGTTGATGAACTTGAAAAGACTTTGAAAAAACTCGAAGCTCAGTTGAAAGAAGAG GTTGAAAATGCAACGGTAAAAGTGGCAGAACTGACCTCAAAACTGCAGGAAGGCGAACATATCGTTAGTGACCGAGATGCACTCAATGAGCAAGTGCTTCAGCTTCAAAAAGATCTTCAAGCGGCTCAGAGTTCTATTGATGAACAG AAACAAGCACACTCCCAGAAGCATTCAGAGCTGGAGTCTGCACTAAAGCAATCACAAGAAGAGATTGAAGCTAAGAAAAAGGCGGTCACTGAATATGAGTCAAAGGTCAAAGATCTTGAACAGAAAGTTCAGCTCGCGGATGCTAAAACTAAG GAGACTGAGGCAATGGATGTAGGTATTAAATCTAGAGCCATTGAGTTGTCTTTTTCTTCTCCAACGAAACGTAAGAGCAAGAAGAAGTCAGAGGCATCtccatcttcctcttcttctaagGGAAACGTTACTGATACTACTCAAACGGCTTCAACCTCACATCTCATGACAGTGAAGATCATGTCTGGAGTGGCTCTGGTCTCTGTTTTCATCGGTATAATTCTTGGGAAAAAGTATTAG
- the LOC130494396 gene encoding uncharacterized protein LOC130494396 isoform X3, translated as MEEATQVASSEVPVVKGDADDLKTVDVSVKAMNAVNEDVTKDGKEEDDGEFIKVEKEAFDAKDDAEKAEKNQVSIERSSSGSLRELQESQEKAKELEIELERVAGELKRYESENTHLKDKLLSAKEKVEETEKKHGELEVVHKKQQEKVLEGEERHSTQLKSLEDALQSRDAKDKELTEVKEAFDALGIELESSQKKLVELEEGLKRSAEEIKDLNDKITEYEKVEAKLGEELKEKETKFTAAEQRNVELEQQLKLSQLKSSEAEQELKELSEKVSELKTAVEAAEEEKKQATTHQQELESSLNQSSARNAELEEDLRVALQKGAEHEDRANTTHQRSIELEGLCQTSQSKHEEAEGRLKDLDLLLQTEKYRIQELEEQVSALEAFQVKSSSLEAALNIATEKEKELTENLNAVMGEKKKLEDTVSEYSLKISESENLLESLRSELSVTQGKLESIENDLKAGGLRESEVMEKLRSAEESLEQKGREIDEAMKKTKEVEALHQSLSQDSEHRIQKVMEEFTSRDAEAKSLSEKLKGLEEIVKSYEEQLAEASGTSYQLKIKVEELEGLLGSTRKAELSLESNIEELKAKCDVLEKENGDLAEINLKLNQELANHGSEANELQTKLSALKAEREQATKDLTKQLTSEGERLQSQITSLTEENNQVNAMFQSTKDELQSVIAKLEEQVTVERSKADTLVTEIEKLREVAAEKSVLESHVDELEKTLKKLEAQLKEEVENATVKVAELTSKLQEGEHIVSDRDALNEQVLQLQKDLQAAQSSIDEQKQAHSQKHSELESALKQSQEEIEAKKKAVTEYESKVKDLEQKVQLADAKTKETEAMDVGIKSRAIELSFSSPTKRKSKKKSEASPSSSSSKGNVTDTTQTASTSHLMTVKIMSGVALVSVFIGIILGKKY; from the exons ATGGAGGAAGCAACTCAAGTAGCAAGTTCCGAGGTTCCTGTAGTGAAAGGAGATGCTGATGACCTTAAGACAGTTGATGTTTCTGTGAAGGCAATGAAT GCTGTGAATGAAGATGTGACAAAGGATGGTAAAGAAGAGGATGATGGGGAGTTCATAAAAGTTGAGAAGGAAGCTTTTGATGCCAAAGATGATGCAGAGAAAGCAGAGAAAAATCAAGTTTCAATAGAAAGAAGCTCTAGTGGTTCGCTAAGAGAACTACAAGAATCACAAGAGAAGGCGAAGGAGCTAGAGATCGAATTGGAAAGAGTAGCAGGGGAACTGAAACGGTATGAATCTGAGAACACCCACTTGAAAGATAAGCTTTTGTCTGCGAAAGAGAAGGTAGAAGAGACGGAGAAGAAGCACGGAGAGCTCGAAGTGGTCCACAAGAAGCAGCAAGAGAAAGTTcttgaaggagaagagagacACAGCACTCAGTTGAAGTCCTTGGAAGATGCTTTGCAGTCTCGTGATGCTAAAGATAAGGAACTGACTGAAGTTAAGGAGGCTTTTGATGCATTGGGGATAGAACTAGAGAGCTCACAAAAGAAGTTGGTAGAGTTGGAGGAAGGGCTAAAGCGTTCAGCTGAAGAAATCAAGGATCTGAATGATAAGATTACTGAATATGAAAAAGTTGAAGCAAAGCTTGGAGAAGAACTTAAAGAGAAGGAGACAAAGTTCACTGCAGCTGAACAAAGGAACGTGGAGCTAGAGCAGCAACTGAAGCTATCACAACTGAAAAGCAGTGAAGCAGAACAGGAACTGAAAGAACTGTCTGAGAAAGTGTCTGAACTAAAAACAGCTGTTGAAGCTGCCgaggaagagaagaaacaaGCAACCACTCATCAGCAAGAACTTGAATCGTCTCTGAACCAATCATCAGCAAGAAATGCAGAGCTCGAGGAAGACTTGAGAGTCGCTTTGCAGAAGGGTGCAGAGCATGAAGATCGTGCTAATACGACTCACCAGCGCAGCATTGAGCTAGAAGGTCTGTGTCAAACATCACAGTCCAAACATGAAGAAGCAGAAGGAAGATTGAAAGACTTGGATCTTCTACTCCAGACAGAAAAATACAGAATACAGGAGCTTGAGGAGCAAGTTAGCGCGCTAGAGGCATTCCAAGTGAAGAGTTCGAGCCTTGAAGCTGCTTTAAACATTGCAactgagaaagagaaagagctCACAGAAAATCTTAACGCTGTGATgggtgagaaaaagaaattggaAGATACAGTGAGTGAGTACAGTTTGAAGATCAGTGAGTCTGAGAATCTGTTAGAAAGTCTCAGGAGTGAATTGAGTGTCACACAAGGAAAGTTGGAGAGCATTGAGAACGATCTTAAAGCAGGTGGCTTACGTGAAAGCGAAGTAATGGAGAAGCTGAGGTCTGCTGAGGAGAGTCTTGAGCAGAAAGGAAGAGAAATAGATGAAGCTATGAAGAAAACCAAGGAGGTTGAAGCTCTGCATCAGTCTTTAAGTCAAGACTCTGAGCAtagaatccaaaaggtgatggAGGAGTTCACTAGCAGAGATGCAGAGGCAAAGTCTTTGTCTGAGAAACTGAAAGGCCTTGAGGAGATAGTAAAATCATATGAAGAGCAGTTGGCTGAAGCGTCTGGAACAAGTTACCAGCTCAAGATAAAAGTTGAAGAGCTTGAAGGATTACTAGGTTCTACTAGAAAAGCTGAGCTTAGTCTTGAATCTAATATTGAAGAGCTTAAGGCCAAGTGTGATGTTCTTGAGAAAGAGAATGGGGATCTGGCTGAAATAAATCTAAAGCTGAACCAGGAACTAGCCAATCATGGATCAGAGGCTAACGAGTTGCAGACAAAGCTCTCTGCTCTTAAGGCTGAGAGAGAGCAGGCAACAAAAGATCTAACAAAGCAGCTTACCTCTGAAGGGGAGAGATTGCAATCACAG ATTACTTCCCTGACCGAGGAGAACAACCAAGTCAATGCGATGTTTCAAAGTACTAAAGATGAGCTCCAATCAGTTATTGCAAAGCTTGAGGAACAAGTAACCGTAGAGAGGTCTAAAGCTGATACTTTGGTGACCGAGATTGAGAAGCTCAGGGAAGTGGCTGCTGAAAAGTCTGTTTTGGAGTCACATGTTGATGAACTTGAAAAGACTTTGAAAAAACTCGAAGCTCAGTTGAAAGAAGAG GTTGAAAATGCAACGGTAAAAGTGGCAGAACTGACCTCAAAACTGCAGGAAGGCGAACATATCGTTAGTGACCGAGATGCACTCAATGAGCAAGTGCTTCAGCTTCAAAAAGATCTTCAAGCGGCTCAGAGTTCTATTGATGAACAG AAACAAGCACACTCCCAGAAGCATTCAGAGCTGGAGTCTGCACTAAAGCAATCACAAGAAGAGATTGAAGCTAAGAAAAAGGCGGTCACTGAATATGAGTCAAAGGTCAAAGATCTTGAACAGAAAGTTCAGCTCGCGGATGCTAAAACTAAG GAGACTGAGGCAATGGATGTAGGTATTAAATCTAGAGCCATTGAGTTGTCTTTTTCTTCTCCAACGAAACGTAAGAGCAAGAAGAAGTCAGAGGCATCtccatcttcctcttcttctaagGGAAACGTTACTGATACTACTCAAACGGCTTCAACCTCACATCTCATGACAGTGAAGATCATGTCTGGAGTGGCTCTGGTCTCTGTTTTCATCGGTATAATTCTTGGGAAAAAGTATTAG